The following coding sequences are from one Prochlorococcus sp. MIT 1314 window:
- a CDS encoding ABC transporter permease: protein MSRNISIKEALGMATKTLVSNKLRSSLTMLGIIIGNASVITLVGLGRGAQTLAKNQLSNLGANVLFIVPGNNDTRRRGISFPKNLVLEDATAISNQVPTVKKVAPQISANEIVQSNSKSLNISIAGVTPEFLDVRSFEIDKGRFISKIDVNSARSYVVIGPDLKDELFEDKSSSLGEKIRIKDHTYEIIGILKPKGAVFGSNQDKNAYIPLTTMVNRITGKDPTYGVSLSFISVEAKNKNATSAAKFQITNLLRQRHKIIRDDDFAVRSQEDALNIVTNITSGLTFLLAGIGAVSLVVGGIGIMNIMLVSVSERTEEIGLRKAIGAKQSDILIQFLIEALILSTIGGLIGTTTGLSGVYLLSLITPLPASVGITTTLSTMIISGSIGLIFGVLPAKRASKLDPIVALRSL, encoded by the coding sequence ATGTCTAGAAATATCTCAATAAAGGAAGCCTTAGGCATGGCGACTAAAACATTAGTCTCAAACAAACTAAGAAGTTCTTTAACCATGCTTGGGATAATCATAGGAAATGCATCTGTAATTACACTAGTTGGGCTTGGGAGAGGAGCTCAAACATTAGCTAAAAACCAATTAAGTAATTTAGGTGCAAATGTTTTATTTATTGTTCCTGGAAATAATGACACCAGAAGAAGAGGTATTTCATTTCCTAAAAACTTAGTTTTAGAAGATGCAACTGCAATAAGTAATCAAGTGCCAACGGTTAAAAAAGTTGCTCCACAAATCTCTGCGAACGAAATAGTTCAATCAAATTCTAAGAGCTTAAATATATCAATTGCAGGAGTTACTCCTGAGTTTCTTGATGTTAGAAGTTTTGAAATTGATAAGGGTAGATTTATATCAAAAATTGATGTTAACAGTGCTCGAAGTTATGTAGTAATAGGTCCTGATCTTAAAGACGAATTGTTCGAAGATAAATCTTCTTCACTTGGGGAAAAAATCAGAATTAAAGATCATACATATGAAATAATCGGAATATTAAAACCAAAAGGAGCGGTTTTTGGAAGTAATCAAGACAAAAATGCTTATATTCCATTGACCACAATGGTTAATAGGATTACGGGAAAGGATCCAACATATGGAGTAAGTTTAAGCTTCATTAGTGTGGAAGCAAAAAATAAAAATGCAACAAGTGCTGCAAAATTTCAAATAACTAATTTATTAAGGCAAAGACATAAAATAATAAGAGATGATGACTTTGCAGTTAGATCACAAGAAGATGCATTAAACATAGTAACTAACATAACAAGTGGGCTTACATTTCTATTGGCAGGTATTGGAGCAGTATCTTTAGTAGTTGGAGGTATAGGAATCATGAATATTATGCTCGTTTCTGTAAGTGAAAGAACTGAAGAAATAGGGCTTAGAAAAGCAATAGGAGCAAAACAGTCGGATATATTAATTCAATTTTTAATTGAGGCATTGATTTTATCTACAATTGGTGGATTAATAGGAACAACAACCGGATTATCTGGTGTTTATCTTTTGTCTCTAATAACACCACTTCCTGCATCAGTAGGAATAACAACAACTTTATCCACAATGATCATTTCGGGATCAATCGGTTTAATCTTTGGTGTTTTACCCGCAAAAAGAGCTTCCAAATTAGATCCAATTGTTGCATTAAGAAGCTTGTAA
- the pyk gene encoding pyruvate kinase gives MSNIDLKRRTKIVATIGPATQSEEIITDLIKAGVTTFRLNFSHGDHKDHAERIKTIREVSKKLDIDIGILQDLQGPKIRLGRFKDGPVKVKKGDKFTLTSNEVECTKTIANVTYDKLSQEVSEGKRILLDDGKIEMIVEKVDIKADLLECLVTVGGVLSNNKGVNFPDVQLSVKALTEKDKEDLEFGLSEGVDWIALSFVRNPSDINEIKDLINKKGHSTPVVAKIEKFEAIDQIDTVLPLCDGVMVARGDLGVEMPAEEVPLLQKELIRKANSLGIPIITATQMLDSMASNPRPTRAEVSDVANAILDGTDAVMLSNETAVGDYPVEAVQTMATIARRIERDYPLKAIESHLPSTIPNAISAAVSNIARQLDAGAIIPLTKSGSTARNVSKFRPPTPILATTTERSVARRLQLVWGVTPLVVKNDERTAKTFSIAMQIAQEMGILNQGDLVVQTAGTLTGISGSTDLIKVGLVRKIVSRGISIGETGVTGKARIIKNNLDMSLICPGEILFVPEELMDNIPLSKNIGGIVTNQKVDDVYALFNKNNKKISTICSLENIDDNQINNGDLITLQLNEGVIYMGQIEDDEEAVDKYKYV, from the coding sequence ATGTCGAATATTGATTTAAAAAGAAGAACAAAAATAGTAGCCACTATTGGACCTGCAACTCAGTCTGAAGAGATAATTACAGATTTAATTAAGGCTGGAGTAACAACATTCAGATTAAATTTCTCACATGGAGATCATAAAGATCATGCAGAGAGAATTAAAACTATTAGGGAGGTATCAAAAAAATTAGATATTGATATTGGAATACTTCAAGATCTACAAGGACCTAAAATTAGATTGGGACGGTTCAAAGATGGCCCAGTCAAAGTAAAAAAAGGGGATAAATTTACACTTACTTCTAATGAAGTTGAATGTACAAAAACCATAGCGAATGTTACCTACGATAAACTTTCTCAAGAAGTTAGTGAAGGAAAAAGAATACTATTAGATGATGGTAAAATTGAAATGATTGTTGAAAAAGTTGATATCAAAGCTGATCTTTTAGAGTGTTTGGTTACTGTAGGTGGGGTTCTATCAAATAATAAAGGTGTTAATTTCCCAGATGTGCAATTATCTGTTAAAGCATTAACAGAAAAGGACAAAGAGGATTTAGAATTCGGATTATCTGAAGGTGTTGACTGGATTGCACTAAGTTTCGTAAGAAATCCATCCGATATTAACGAAATAAAAGATTTGATAAATAAAAAAGGGCATTCAACACCAGTAGTTGCAAAAATTGAGAAATTTGAAGCAATAGATCAGATTGATACAGTATTACCATTATGTGATGGTGTTATGGTTGCCAGAGGGGATTTAGGAGTAGAAATGCCCGCTGAAGAAGTTCCACTTTTACAAAAAGAGTTAATCAGAAAAGCTAATTCATTAGGTATACCAATAATTACCGCAACTCAAATGCTTGATTCCATGGCTTCTAATCCAAGACCAACTAGGGCGGAAGTAAGCGATGTTGCCAATGCAATACTTGATGGAACTGATGCAGTAATGCTTTCAAATGAGACGGCAGTTGGGGATTATCCTGTAGAGGCAGTACAAACGATGGCAACAATAGCAAGAAGAATTGAGAGGGATTATCCGCTTAAAGCTATAGAAAGTCACTTACCTAGTACGATACCAAATGCTATTAGTGCTGCAGTAAGTAATATTGCCAGACAACTTGATGCTGGAGCCATAATTCCTTTAACGAAATCTGGTTCTACAGCTAGAAACGTAAGTAAATTTAGACCGCCAACTCCTATTTTGGCGACTACTACAGAGAGGAGTGTAGCGAGAAGACTACAACTGGTTTGGGGAGTTACACCATTAGTAGTAAAAAATGATGAAAGAACAGCAAAAACATTTAGTATAGCTATGCAAATTGCTCAGGAAATGGGTATTTTGAATCAAGGAGATTTAGTTGTTCAAACTGCAGGCACACTAACTGGTATAAGCGGCTCTACAGATTTAATAAAAGTCGGATTAGTAAGAAAGATTGTTTCAAGAGGGATTTCTATAGGTGAGACTGGAGTTACAGGAAAAGCAAGAATAATTAAAAATAATTTAGATATGTCCTTAATTTGTCCAGGCGAAATATTATTTGTTCCAGAAGAGTTAATGGACAATATTCCTCTAAGCAAAAATATTGGCGGTATTGTTACTAATCAAAAAGTAGATGATGTCTATGCTTTATTTAATAAAAATAATAAAAAAATTTCTACCATTTGTAGTTTAGAAAATATAGATGATAATCAAATTAATAATGGTGACCTAATAACATTGCAGCTTAATGAAGGAGTTATTTATATGGGACAAATAGAAGATGATGAGGAAGCAGTAGATAAATATAAATATGTCTAG
- a CDS encoding nucleoside triphosphate pyrophosphohydrolase family protein, giving the protein MDFKTYQKKARETAQYPNLGSNNIYPTLGLVGEAGEVAEKVKKVIRDKNGIFDDESKIAIKKELGDVLWYISNLCTELNFNLDDVALQNLEKLRSRAAKGMIKGSGDDR; this is encoded by the coding sequence ATGGATTTTAAAACTTATCAGAAAAAAGCAAGAGAAACAGCACAATATCCAAATTTAGGTTCAAATAATATTTATCCAACTCTTGGTTTAGTTGGAGAAGCAGGTGAGGTTGCAGAAAAAGTTAAAAAAGTAATTAGAGATAAAAATGGAATATTTGATGATGAATCAAAAATTGCTATAAAAAAAGAGTTAGGAGATGTTTTATGGTATATATCAAATCTTTGTACAGAATTAAATTTCAATTTGGATGATGTTGCATTGCAAAATCTAGAAAAATTAAGATCAAGAGCTGCTAAAGGTATGATAAAAGGGTCTGGTGACGATAGATAA
- a CDS encoding YggT family protein — MLFEILAVLGQTLSIYSFILIIRILLTWFPGIDWSNGILSALTSITDPYLNIFRGIIPPIGGFDISSLLAFLILNVIQSLITNLQYASLGYS; from the coding sequence ATGTTATTTGAGATTTTAGCAGTTCTGGGTCAAACATTATCGATTTATTCATTCATATTGATTATAAGAATTTTACTTACATGGTTTCCAGGTATCGATTGGAGTAACGGAATTTTATCTGCTTTAACATCTATAACAGATCCTTATTTAAACATTTTTAGGGGTATTATTCCTCCAATAGGCGGATTTGATATTTCATCTTTATTAGCTTTTCTAATTTTAAATGTTATTCAAAGCTTAATTACAAATCTCCAGTATGCAAGCTTAGGTTATAGCTAA
- the scpB gene encoding SMC-Scp complex subunit ScpB, whose amino-acid sequence MDLVTRIEAVLYLKGRPITKKDLSEITNSDINSINDAIKDLKSKYSNPNSAIVLNEVNNSFCLELKSSLNDFVDFLLPSELKTSELRTLATIAIKKKILQSDLILLRGSGAYDHIKELLEKKFIVKRKQKDGRSYWLSLSEKFFQTFAVSNEYLSRIGTRKNKQQ is encoded by the coding sequence ATAGATTTAGTCACAAGAATTGAGGCGGTACTTTATTTGAAAGGCAGACCGATAACAAAAAAAGATCTCTCAGAAATTACTAATTCTGATATCAACTCAATAAATGATGCAATTAAAGATCTAAAAAGTAAATATTCTAATCCAAATTCAGCAATTGTACTAAATGAAGTAAATAATAGTTTTTGTCTCGAGCTTAAATCTAGTCTTAATGATTTTGTTGATTTCTTACTTCCTTCTGAGTTAAAAACATCAGAATTAAGAACATTGGCAACTATTGCAATAAAAAAGAAGATCTTGCAATCGGATCTTATACTTCTTCGAGGTTCAGGAGCTTATGACCATATTAAAGAATTATTAGAAAAGAAGTTTATTGTGAAACGGAAGCAAAAAGATGGTAGATCATATTGGTTATCATTATCAGAAAAGTTTTTTCAAACTTTTGCTGTGAGTAATGAATATCTCTCAAGAATAGGTACCCGTAAAAATAAGCAGCAATAA
- the ilvA gene encoding threonine ammonia-lyase, biosynthetic — protein MNDYFKKILQADVYEVAKKTPLEKAHNLSNSLKNEVFLKREDLQDVFSFKIRGAYNKMSKLTKSQLAHGVITSSAGNHAQGVALSALKLNCQATILMPITTPLVKINAVKNLKAKVILFGDNYDDTYKEAIRISQEKNLCFIHPFDDPDVIAGQATIAIELEQQLNEKPYAIYIAVGGGGLISGISLYIKKIWPEVKIIGVEPEDADAMSKSLEESKIVELSSVGQFADGVAVKKVGNNTFDIGRRYIDKMIRVNTDEICAAIKDIFEDTRSILEPAGALSIAGMKKDILKSKHLNKKMVAIACGANMNFERLRFVAERAELGECKEVMMAVEIPERAGSLIDFCRLLNNRNLTEFSYRMSNSINAQIFIGVQVYGLVDKKNLLDEFKKSQYPFIDISDDELSKNHLRHMVGGRLPQNFKEIYNRNFVELLYRFEFPERPGALINFLNNMKSNWSISVFHYRNYGADVGKIVIGVLIDESEIEEWNKFVKFLGYKYWDETKNRTYKLFLGASS, from the coding sequence ATGAATGATTATTTTAAAAAGATACTTCAAGCTGATGTCTATGAAGTAGCAAAGAAAACACCACTAGAAAAAGCCCATAATTTAAGTAATTCTCTAAAAAATGAAGTTTTCTTAAAAAGAGAAGATCTTCAAGATGTATTTTCATTCAAAATAAGAGGTGCATATAACAAAATGAGTAAGCTCACTAAATCACAGCTTGCTCATGGGGTGATTACCTCTAGTGCTGGTAATCATGCTCAAGGTGTTGCATTAAGTGCTCTTAAGTTAAATTGTCAAGCGACCATATTAATGCCCATTACAACACCACTAGTAAAAATAAATGCAGTAAAAAATTTAAAAGCAAAAGTAATATTATTTGGAGATAATTATGATGATACTTATAAAGAGGCAATAAGGATTAGCCAGGAAAAAAATTTATGTTTTATTCATCCTTTTGATGATCCAGATGTCATAGCAGGACAAGCAACCATAGCTATTGAACTTGAACAACAGTTAAACGAAAAACCATATGCAATTTATATTGCTGTTGGCGGTGGTGGATTGATATCAGGAATATCCTTATACATTAAAAAAATATGGCCTGAAGTAAAAATAATTGGGGTGGAGCCTGAAGACGCAGATGCCATGTCAAAATCCTTAGAAGAATCAAAAATTGTGGAATTATCATCGGTAGGGCAGTTTGCAGATGGAGTTGCAGTTAAAAAAGTTGGTAATAATACTTTTGATATTGGAAGGAGATACATAGATAAGATGATTAGGGTTAACACAGATGAAATATGTGCTGCAATAAAAGATATTTTTGAGGACACTAGATCAATATTAGAACCAGCAGGAGCATTATCAATTGCTGGAATGAAAAAAGATATTTTAAAATCTAAACATTTAAATAAAAAAATGGTTGCAATTGCATGTGGTGCAAATATGAACTTTGAAAGACTTAGATTTGTTGCAGAAAGAGCGGAGCTTGGTGAATGTAAAGAGGTAATGATGGCTGTTGAAATTCCTGAACGAGCTGGAAGTTTAATTGATTTTTGTAGATTACTTAATAATAGAAATTTAACTGAATTTAGTTATAGAATGTCAAATTCTATAAATGCTCAGATCTTTATAGGGGTTCAAGTTTATGGATTAGTTGATAAAAAAAACTTATTAGATGAATTTAAAAAATCACAGTACCCTTTTATTGACATAAGTGATGATGAATTATCTAAAAATCATCTCAGACATATGGTAGGTGGAAGATTACCACAAAATTTTAAAGAAATTTATAATAGAAATTTTGTAGAGTTGTTATACAGATTTGAATTTCCAGAAAGACCTGGAGCTTTAATAAATTTTTTAAATAATATGAAATCTAATTGGTCAATAAGTGTATTTCACTATCGTAATTATGGTGCTGATGTAGGAAAAATTGTTATAGGCGTTTTGATCGATGAAAGTGAAATTGAAGAGTGGAACAAATTTGTAAAATTTTTAGGATATAAATATTGGGATGAAACTAAAAACCGTACATATAAATTATTCCTAGGTGCATCAAGTTAA
- the dxs gene encoding 1-deoxy-D-xylulose-5-phosphate synthase, translating into MLLSELSHPNDLHGLTVSQLEEIACQIRERHLQVVSTSGGHLGPGLGVVELTLALYQTLDLDFDKVVWDVGHQGYPHKLITGRFNEFDSLRQKNGVAGYLKRSESKFDHFGAGHASTSISAALGMAIARDRKGENYKCVAVIGDGALTGGMALEAINHAGHLPNTPLVVILNDNDMSISPPVGALSSYLNKVRLSPPLQFLSDSVQESVKNIPLIGKDIPEELKNIKGSVRRLAVPKVGAVFEELGFTYMGPIDGHDIGNLINTFNAAHRLKKPVLVHVVTTKGKGYPYAEADQVGYHAQSAFDLTTGKSIPSKKPKPVSYSKIFGQTLLKICEQDSKVIGITAAMATGTGLDILQRNIPDQYVDVGIAEQHAVTLAAGMSCDGLKPVVAIYSTFLQRAFDQLIHDVGIQNLPVSFVLDRAGIVGADGPTHQGQYDISYMRSIPNFVLMAPKDESELQRMLVTSINHKGPTALRIPRGSGLGVAVMDEGWEPLNIGEAEIIEKGDDVLIIAYGSMVASAIETSKILNENKIKSCIVNARFVKPIDKNLIIPLASRIKKVVTMEEGTLIGGFGSAVVELFNDNEVNIPVYRIGIPDVLVDHASPDQSKEKLGLMPDQMADKIIEKFKLK; encoded by the coding sequence ATGCTTTTAAGTGAGTTAAGTCATCCTAATGATCTACATGGCTTAACAGTCTCACAATTAGAGGAAATTGCTTGTCAAATTAGAGAAAGACATCTTCAAGTAGTATCCACAAGTGGTGGACACCTTGGACCAGGATTAGGTGTAGTTGAATTGACATTGGCTTTATATCAAACGCTTGATCTTGATTTCGACAAGGTCGTTTGGGATGTTGGTCATCAGGGTTATCCCCATAAATTAATAACTGGTCGTTTTAATGAATTTGATTCTCTAAGACAAAAAAATGGTGTAGCAGGTTATCTCAAAAGAAGTGAAAGTAAATTTGACCATTTTGGAGCGGGTCACGCAAGCACATCTATATCAGCCGCATTAGGAATGGCAATAGCAAGAGATAGAAAAGGAGAAAATTATAAATGTGTTGCAGTTATTGGTGATGGAGCATTAACTGGCGGCATGGCTTTAGAAGCTATAAATCATGCAGGTCACTTACCAAATACTCCCTTGGTTGTAATACTAAATGACAATGATATGTCTATATCTCCTCCAGTTGGGGCTCTTTCCTCTTATTTAAATAAGGTTAGACTTAGTCCACCATTACAATTTTTATCAGATAGTGTACAAGAAAGTGTAAAAAATATTCCTCTAATTGGTAAGGATATTCCGGAAGAATTGAAAAATATTAAAGGAAGCGTGAGACGTCTAGCTGTACCAAAAGTTGGTGCTGTTTTTGAAGAACTTGGATTTACATATATGGGACCAATTGACGGCCATGATATTGGAAATTTAATTAATACATTTAATGCAGCACATAGACTTAAAAAACCTGTCCTTGTTCATGTTGTTACAACAAAAGGGAAAGGTTACCCTTATGCTGAAGCCGATCAAGTTGGGTACCATGCACAGTCTGCATTTGATCTTACTACTGGCAAATCCATACCATCAAAAAAGCCAAAGCCTGTAAGTTATAGTAAAATTTTCGGTCAGACCTTATTAAAAATATGTGAACAAGATAGCAAAGTCATAGGTATTACAGCGGCAATGGCTACTGGTACTGGATTAGATATATTGCAAAGAAATATCCCAGATCAATATGTTGATGTGGGAATAGCTGAGCAGCATGCAGTTACTCTTGCAGCAGGAATGTCATGCGATGGTCTAAAACCTGTAGTGGCGATTTATAGTACATTTCTTCAACGTGCATTTGATCAATTAATTCATGATGTAGGTATACAAAATTTACCTGTTTCATTTGTACTAGATAGGGCTGGGATAGTAGGTGCTGATGGTCCTACTCATCAAGGTCAGTATGATATTAGTTATATGCGGTCTATTCCTAATTTTGTCTTAATGGCACCAAAAGATGAGTCCGAATTGCAGAGAATGTTGGTTACATCAATTAATCATAAAGGACCTACAGCTCTTAGAATTCCAAGAGGTTCGGGTTTAGGTGTTGCGGTAATGGATGAGGGTTGGGAACCTTTGAATATAGGGGAAGCTGAAATAATAGAAAAAGGTGATGATGTATTGATCATTGCTTATGGCTCTATGGTTGCTTCAGCTATTGAAACATCAAAAATATTAAATGAAAATAAAATTAAATCATGCATTGTAAATGCAAGATTTGTAAAACCTATTGATAAAAACCTTATCATCCCTTTAGCAAGTAGGATTAAAAAAGTTGTAACTATGGAAGAAGGAACATTAATTGGTGGCTTTGGATCAGCGGTTGTTGAATTATTTAATGATAATGAAGTAAATATTCCTGTATACAGAATTGGAATACCAGATGTTTTAGTTGATCATGCTTCACCTGATCAGAGTAAAGAAAAATTAGGTCTTATGCCTGATCAGATGGCAGATAAAATTATTGAGAAATTTAAATTAAAATAA
- the psaK gene encoding photosystem I reaction center subunit PsaK: MLTTLFAAADPATFSWSPKCAMIMITCNGIAYAIARANIQKPNEGFEIPNSKFYGGLSHASVVGANCLGHIFGIGAILGLASRGVL, from the coding sequence ATGCTTACTACATTATTTGCAGCTGCAGATCCAGCAACATTTTCTTGGTCTCCAAAATGCGCCATGATAATGATTACATGTAATGGTATTGCTTATGCAATAGCTAGAGCAAATATTCAAAAACCTAATGAAGGTTTTGAAATACCTAATTCAAAATTCTATGGGGGTTTAAGTCATGCCTCAGTTGTTGGGGCTAATTGCTTAGGCCACATATTTGGAATTGGAGCCATCCTTGGATTAGCATCACGTGGAGTTTTATAG
- a CDS encoding DUF3593 domain-containing protein, which yields MNDLFLKFLEKLATYDNTVLFAASIIPYSIFLFYLYKIKFINRFVKIGFSLTVFFVFITIILSIFSLTYYHKTLVEVDFLHGTAEFFLTLSDFVILVGFIKMLNNLEVNNS from the coding sequence ATGAATGATTTATTTCTGAAGTTTTTAGAAAAATTAGCAACTTATGATAATACAGTATTATTTGCCGCTTCAATTATTCCATATTCAATTTTTTTGTTTTACTTATATAAAATTAAATTTATCAATAGATTTGTAAAAATAGGCTTTTCTTTAACAGTTTTCTTTGTATTTATAACTATAATTTTATCTATTTTTTCATTAACTTATTACCATAAAACCCTTGTGGAGGTTGACTTTTTACATGGTACCGCTGAGTTTTTCTTAACCCTAAGCGATTTTGTTATATTAGTTGGATTTATAAAGATGTTAAATAATTTAGAAGTAAACAACTCTTAA
- a CDS encoding DUF2499 domain-containing protein has translation MHELSFGTWLIHISSVVEWIFAIFIINKISSFKEFNLFFWLSLAMIPNLISAMCAITWHIYDNQEALYGLVTFQGILTFIGNSTLALAIIVIYKTSRTYE, from the coding sequence TTGCACGAACTTTCATTTGGAACATGGTTAATACATATCTCCTCAGTAGTTGAATGGATTTTTGCAATTTTTATCATAAATAAGATTTCTTCATTTAAAGAATTTAATTTATTTTTTTGGTTAAGCCTAGCTATGATTCCAAATTTAATCAGTGCCATGTGCGCAATTACCTGGCATATTTACGATAATCAAGAAGCATTATATGGTTTAGTTACTTTTCAAGGAATCTTGACTTTTATAGGTAATTCAACATTGGCCCTTGCAATTATTGTTATTTACAAAACATCGCGGACTTATGAATGA
- a CDS encoding peroxiredoxin — translation MRNLVLSIVIPFIILFNCNSAIAFDFAPEVGDMAPNFKLEGFNKNIKSKKIWELNDFQDKWLVMYFYPKDFTAGCTIEAKGFSELKKDFLKYNAEIVGISADNKDSHESFCSEKSINYTLLSDPDGIISDKYGSWIPPLSDRNTFLISPEGKISYRWISVLPLNHAKEVLNVLKKKI, via the coding sequence ATGAGAAATTTAGTTTTAAGTATAGTAATACCATTCATTATTTTATTTAATTGTAATTCAGCAATAGCTTTTGACTTTGCTCCTGAAGTAGGGGATATGGCTCCAAACTTTAAATTAGAAGGTTTTAATAAAAACATAAAATCAAAAAAAATATGGGAATTAAATGATTTTCAAGATAAGTGGCTTGTTATGTATTTTTATCCAAAAGACTTTACAGCAGGTTGCACTATTGAAGCTAAAGGTTTTTCTGAATTAAAAAAAGATTTTTTAAAATATAATGCCGAAATTGTTGGGATTAGTGCTGATAATAAAGATTCTCATGAAAGTTTCTGCAGCGAGAAATCCATAAACTATACTTTATTATCTGATCCTGACGGAATTATTAGTGATAAATATGGTTCCTGGATTCCACCATTATCTGATAGAAATACTTTTTTGATTTCACCAGAAGGGAAAATATCTTATAGATGGATAAGTGTTTTACCTTTAAATCATGCTAAGGAAGTACTTAACGTATTAAAGAAAAAAATATAA
- the rpmB gene encoding 50S ribosomal protein L28 encodes MSRVCELTGAKANNGMAVSHSHIRTKKLQQVNLQKRRLWWEEGKKWVNIKISTKALKSIQKVGLDKFAKSNGVDLKKF; translated from the coding sequence ATGTCAAGAGTTTGCGAACTTACTGGAGCAAAAGCTAATAATGGGATGGCTGTAAGTCACTCACATATTCGTACAAAAAAATTGCAACAAGTTAACCTCCAGAAAAGGAGACTTTGGTGGGAAGAAGGCAAAAAATGGGTAAATATAAAAATTAGTACTAAAGCACTAAAATCTATACAAAAAGTGGGATTAGATAAATTTGCTAAATCAAATGGAGTTGATTTAAAAAAATTCTAA